In a genomic window of Sus scrofa isolate TJ Tabasco breed Duroc chromosome 4, Sscrofa11.1, whole genome shotgun sequence:
- the ZNF706 gene encoding zinc finger protein 706, whose translation MARGQQKIQSQQKNAKKQAGQKKKQGHDQKAAAKAALIYTCTVCRTQMPDPKTFKQHFESKHPKTPLPPELADVQA comes from the exons ATGGCTCGTGGACAGCAGAAGATTCAGTCTCAGCAGAAAAATGCCAAAAAGCAAGCTggacaaaagaagaaacaaggacATGACCAAAAGGCTGCTGCCAAAGCTGCCTTAATATATACCTGCACTGTTTGTAGG acacAAATGCCAGACCCTAAGACCTTCAAGCAGCACTTTGAGAGCAAGCATCCTAAGACTCCACTTCCTCCAGAATTAGCTGATGTTCAGGCATAA